One part of the Gammaproteobacteria bacterium genome encodes these proteins:
- a CDS encoding zinc ABC transporter solute-binding protein, whose protein sequence is MKPLVALCFLLSLAGCNGSAPESASRPTVLVTLAPVAFLVQQIAGDRLDVVTMVGANQNAEHYQPQPRQLADADRAAIYFSLGMPFESVWLPKLTGLLPDVKIVTLHPAGDDGDPHRWTDPQQAIVMSDIIHAELVQLLPAARARLDENHAILVASLTALDNSISLLMAEQERRRFLVYHPAWSHFAARYGLQQVAVEHDGKEPGARSLAGLRELVATGGGRFMLVQPQSSAEHARRFAADLGVELVTVDPLNGDYINNLRQAAQAIAGVLW, encoded by the coding sequence GTGAAGCCGCTCGTGGCATTGTGCTTTTTACTTTCCCTGGCCGGATGCAATGGGTCAGCGCCTGAAAGTGCGTCACGACCCACCGTGCTGGTAACGCTGGCACCGGTCGCGTTCCTGGTTCAGCAGATTGCCGGTGACCGGCTCGATGTGGTGACCATGGTCGGCGCCAACCAGAACGCTGAACACTACCAGCCGCAGCCACGTCAGCTTGCCGATGCCGATCGCGCCGCCATTTATTTCAGCCTGGGAATGCCATTCGAGAGTGTCTGGCTGCCCAAACTGACCGGTCTGTTGCCGGATGTAAAAATCGTCACGCTGCACCCGGCCGGGGACGACGGCGATCCTCACCGCTGGACAGACCCGCAGCAGGCCATTGTGATGAGTGACATCATTCATGCGGAACTGGTGCAGTTGCTGCCTGCTGCGAGGGCCAGGCTGGATGAAAATCACGCGATCCTGGTAGCCAGTCTCACCGCGTTGGACAACAGTATCAGCCTGCTGATGGCCGAACAGGAACGGCGCCGGTTTCTTGTCTACCATCCGGCCTGGAGTCATTTTGCCGCGCGTTATGGATTGCAGCAGGTGGCGGTCGAGCACGACGGCAAGGAGCCTGGCGCCCGTTCGCTCGCCGGACTGCGCGAACTGGTTGCCACCGGTGGCGGCCGCTTTATGCTCGTGCAGCCGCAAAGTTCGGCCGAGCATGCGCGCCGCTTTGCCGCTGATCTCGGCGTGGAGCTGGTAACAGTTGACCCACTGAACGGTGATTACATAAACAACCTGCGCCAGGCGGCGCAGGCGATTGCCGGAGTATTGTGGTGA
- a CDS encoding SDR family oxidoreductase encodes MAGLFDLNGRVAVVSGGSRGIGQAIAGLLAAHGAHVVVSSRRQEGVEAVAAAIRADGGSAEAAVCHAGSTDDIDRLVGEVTSQHGRLDILVNNAAANPYFGPVLDTDMGSVDKTIEVNLRGFFYFSRQAGCWMREHGGGAIVNIASINGVRPAPWQGIYSVTKAAIINMTQSFARECAADGIRVNAVLPGLTDTKFASAITRNEQVLKTVLPLIPLGRIARPEEIAPAVLFLVSDAASYVTGASLPVDGGFLA; translated from the coding sequence ATGGCCGGCCTGTTTGATCTTAACGGACGTGTTGCCGTGGTTTCAGGCGGCAGCCGCGGAATCGGCCAGGCCATTGCCGGGCTGCTTGCGGCCCACGGCGCCCACGTCGTAGTCAGCAGCCGCCGCCAGGAAGGCGTAGAAGCCGTTGCCGCGGCAATTCGCGCCGACGGTGGTTCAGCCGAGGCTGCTGTCTGCCATGCCGGCAGCACCGACGACATCGACCGGCTCGTGGGCGAAGTAACTTCGCAACACGGCAGGCTCGATATTCTGGTGAACAATGCCGCCGCCAACCCGTACTTCGGACCGGTGCTGGACACCGACATGGGTTCGGTAGACAAAACCATCGAGGTCAACCTGCGCGGTTTTTTCTATTTCAGCCGTCAGGCCGGCTGCTGGATGCGGGAACACGGTGGTGGCGCGATCGTGAATATCGCGTCAATCAATGGCGTGCGCCCGGCGCCCTGGCAGGGCATCTACTCGGTGACAAAGGCAGCCATCATCAACATGACGCAGTCCTTCGCCAGGGAGTGCGCAGCCGATGGTATCCGCGTTAATGCCGTGTTACCCGGCCTGACCGACACCAAATTCGCGTCTGCCATCACGCGCAATGAACAGGTTCTGAAAACAGTGCTGCCGCTGATCCCGTTGGGCCGCATCGCCAGACCGGAGGAAATTGCGCCGGCCGTGCTGTTCCTGGTATCCGATGCTGCATCTTACGTGACCGGGGCCAGTCTGCCTGTCGACGGAGGCTTCCTGGCGTGA
- a CDS encoding SDR family oxidoreductase, translated as MAERFPQKRVFITGAGSGLGLAIARQFATNGWRVAVTDVDPARARTALEEVRSCGGDGFWAECDVRSADHMEQARERLQQEWAGVDVIVNNAGVGSAGTVIDTPLEDWEWVLDINLMGVVRGCHLFAPLLAAQRSGHIVNIASFAGIAQAPAMAGYNVAKIGVIGLSESLRAEMQPHGVGVSAVCPSFFKTNILEQFRSPDPRLRDVADKLVNRASVTADDVAKDIFKGVQKNRFMIIPHAEARWFYRFKRFAPELFFKILGPQAARMMGADKSGR; from the coding sequence ATGGCTGAGCGCTTCCCGCAAAAACGCGTATTCATTACCGGTGCCGGCAGCGGCCTGGGCCTGGCCATAGCACGACAGTTCGCCACCAATGGTTGGCGCGTGGCGGTCACGGACGTTGACCCTGCCCGGGCTCGCACGGCGCTGGAAGAAGTACGCTCTTGTGGCGGCGACGGCTTCTGGGCTGAGTGTGACGTGCGCTCCGCTGACCACATGGAGCAAGCCCGGGAGCGGCTGCAGCAGGAATGGGCCGGTGTCGACGTTATTGTCAATAACGCCGGCGTGGGCAGCGCCGGCACCGTTATCGATACCCCGCTGGAAGACTGGGAATGGGTACTCGATATCAACCTGATGGGGGTGGTCCGTGGCTGCCATCTGTTCGCCCCACTCCTCGCCGCGCAGCGCAGCGGCCATATCGTCAACATCGCCTCGTTTGCAGGCATAGCGCAGGCACCCGCCATGGCTGGCTACAACGTGGCGAAAATCGGCGTCATCGGCCTGTCAGAGAGCCTGCGGGCCGAGATGCAGCCACACGGGGTAGGCGTATCGGCGGTCTGTCCGTCGTTTTTCAAGACCAATATTCTTGAGCAGTTCCGCAGCCCCGATCCCAGGCTGCGTGATGTGGCCGACAAGCTGGTCAACCGGGCCTCTGTAACGGCTGACGACGTGGCCAAAGATATCTTCAAAGGCGTGCAGAAGAACCGATTCATGATCATTCCGCATGCCGAGGCGCGCTGGTTTTACCGCTTCAAGCGCTTCGCCCCCGAGCTTTTTTTCAAAATCCTGGGCCCGCAGGCCGCCCGCATGATGGGCGCCGACAAATCCGGCCGGTAG
- a CDS encoding outer membrane beta-barrel protein has translation MMKKLYGLVILLASVVIAGPAAAEHEWYGGISGGESDADSNAAALVSGLVAKGYDVTSATIDAEDSGWRFHVGLRFTSLFAVELGWVDLGEVNSSVTGNIAPTSAAQFTQDVADSLPVMPRGITLAAVARGTLASMGMQGPAAEKFSVAAKLGMIDADSERKVNGVRGKDEVEADPYYGFAVGWDFTPQWRGVLGFEVFNLADSTSYWSAGVEYRFAAGHQ, from the coding sequence GTGATGAAGAAACTGTATGGTTTAGTAATCTTGCTGGCGTCAGTTGTTATTGCCGGGCCGGCCGCGGCTGAACATGAGTGGTATGGCGGCATCAGCGGCGGTGAATCCGATGCCGATTCGAACGCCGCTGCACTGGTCAGCGGGTTGGTGGCGAAGGGTTATGACGTAACCAGCGCCACCATTGACGCCGAGGACAGCGGCTGGCGCTTTCATGTTGGTCTCAGGTTTACCAGCCTGTTTGCTGTAGAGCTGGGCTGGGTCGACCTGGGCGAAGTGAATTCGTCTGTGACGGGAAACATCGCACCGACTAGCGCGGCCCAGTTCACGCAGGACGTCGCGGACAGCCTGCCCGTAATGCCGCGCGGCATCACCCTGGCGGCTGTTGCCCGCGGTACGCTGGCCAGCATGGGCATGCAGGGGCCGGCTGCCGAGAAGTTCAGCGTTGCTGCCAAGCTCGGCATGATCGATGCCGATTCAGAACGCAAGGTCAACGGCGTTCGCGGCAAGGATGAAGTCGAGGCCGATCCGTACTACGGTTTTGCCGTCGGCTGGGACTTCACTCCGCAATGGCGCGGCGTTCTCGGTTTTGAAGTGTTCAACCTGGCCGACTCAACAAGCTACTGGTCAGCCGGTGTGGAGTATCGCTTCGCAGCGGGCCACCAGTAA
- the modC gene encoding molybdenum ABC transporter ATP-binding protein has protein sequence MPERLGRCDIELKRPGFRLQAGFDLPARGITGLFGASGSGKTTVLRCLAGLERHAGGRIEVGSATWQDSSAKIFVPPHHREVGYVFQHARLFPHLDVAGNIDYGLKRASQRPEPGREQVCELLGINRLVGRPTAQLSGGERQRVAIARALLRAPRLLLMDEPLAALDSDSRRQILPFLDRLHSELAIPILYVSHSVDEITHLCDHLIVMRDGVITAAGSVAALLSDPAIFGSDETGVFIDAMVESHDPSSQVTTLTFEGGTLRVPGDLVAANGRVRVRVLARDVSLSLQQPGSSSILNQLRATVNCVTDTGGPYVQIELIVGGKARLLANISRMSLHELALAEGRQVTAQIKGVAVKPFGQVRETL, from the coding sequence ATGCCTGAGCGTCTCGGCCGTTGCGATATCGAACTGAAGCGGCCGGGCTTCCGGCTGCAGGCCGGATTTGACCTGCCGGCACGGGGCATCACCGGCCTGTTCGGGGCCTCCGGCAGTGGCAAGACCACGGTGCTGCGTTGTCTGGCGGGCCTTGAGCGACACGCAGGCGGCCGCATCGAAGTTGGCAGTGCTACCTGGCAGGACAGCAGCGCGAAGATTTTCGTTCCGCCACATCACCGGGAAGTAGGTTACGTGTTCCAGCATGCACGGCTGTTTCCGCATCTGGATGTGGCAGGCAATATCGACTACGGGTTGAAGCGGGCGTCACAGCGACCTGAACCGGGCCGTGAACAGGTCTGTGAACTGCTCGGCATCAACCGGCTGGTCGGGCGGCCGACTGCCCAGCTGTCGGGTGGCGAGCGCCAGCGGGTGGCAATCGCGCGGGCGCTGTTGCGAGCACCGCGGCTGCTGCTGATGGATGAGCCGCTGGCGGCGCTGGATAGCGACAGTCGACGCCAGATCCTGCCATTCCTTGATCGGCTGCATTCGGAGCTGGCCATTCCGATCCTGTATGTCAGTCACAGCGTGGACGAGATCACCCACCTCTGTGACCATCTGATCGTGATGCGTGACGGCGTCATCACTGCGGCAGGCAGCGTCGCGGCACTGCTGAGCGACCCGGCCATTTTCGGCAGCGATGAGACGGGCGTATTTATCGACGCAATGGTGGAAAGCCACGATCCATCAAGCCAGGTAACAACGTTAACCTTTGAGGGCGGTACGCTACGCGTGCCCGGCGACCTGGTTGCCGCAAACGGCCGGGTCCGGGTTCGTGTGCTGGCCCGTGATGTCAGCCTGTCATTGCAGCAGCCCGGGAGCAGTTCGATTCTCAACCAGCTCCGGGCAACTGTGAACTGTGTCACAGACACTGGCGGGCCGTACGTACAGATTGAACTTATTGTCGGGGGAAAAGCTCGCCTGTTGGCGAATATCTCCCGTATGTCACTTCATGAACTCGCGCTGGCCGAGGGCAGACAGGTTACGGCTCAGATAAAAGGCGTCGCCGTGAAACCTTTCGGGCAGGTTCGTGAAACGTTGTGA
- the modB gene encoding molybdate ABC transporter permease subunit, protein MTDGVGLDGWLPHFPGAGPLWLTAQLAGITTVILIVLGTPLAWWLARTRGAWRAPVEAVVAMPIVLPPTVMGFYLLILLGPAGPVGRFWVSLTGEALSFSFTGLVIASCVYSLPFVVQPLQNAFQSVGEGTLEAAATLGARPLDVFFSVAVPQSVRGYLTAAVMGFAHTLGEFGVVLMVGGNIPGETRVISIAIYDHVESLNYESAHVLSGILLSFAFVALLSLYLINRPRRHA, encoded by the coding sequence ATGACTGACGGCGTCGGGCTCGATGGCTGGCTGCCGCATTTCCCCGGTGCCGGCCCGTTATGGCTGACGGCGCAGCTGGCCGGTATCACGACAGTCATTCTGATCGTGCTGGGTACGCCTCTGGCCTGGTGGCTGGCGCGCACCCGCGGTGCGTGGCGCGCACCGGTTGAAGCCGTCGTGGCCATGCCGATCGTGCTCCCGCCCACAGTGATGGGTTTCTACCTGCTGATACTGCTGGGGCCGGCGGGCCCGGTGGGTCGCTTCTGGGTCTCGCTCACCGGCGAGGCGCTGAGTTTTTCGTTTACCGGACTGGTGATCGCATCATGTGTGTACAGCCTGCCGTTCGTGGTGCAGCCGCTGCAGAATGCGTTCCAGTCGGTGGGCGAGGGTACGCTGGAGGCCGCCGCAACGCTCGGTGCCCGGCCGCTGGATGTGTTTTTCTCCGTGGCGGTACCGCAATCCGTGCGTGGGTACCTGACGGCCGCAGTGATGGGTTTCGCACACACCCTGGGCGAGTTTGGTGTGGTGCTGATGGTCGGCGGCAACATTCCGGGTGAAACGCGGGTGATATCGATTGCCATTTACGATCATGTCGAGAGCCTCAACTACGAAAGCGCCCACGTGCTGTCAGGGATCCTGCTGTCATTCGCTTTCGTGGCGCTGCTGTCGCTTTACCTGATCAACCGGCCGCGCCGTCATGCCTGA